A single region of the Ptychodera flava strain L36383 chromosome 9, AS_Pfla_20210202, whole genome shotgun sequence genome encodes:
- the LOC139139883 gene encoding polypeptide N-acetylgalactosaminyltransferase 11-like, with translation MARKTFRYFCYGCFLTSFLWCVVIFFYFNEIDQENGMLPDDLQAAGKDGAPKKFVPRHSVHLQKDSMLDLNRAGGNNFKLMNQNLVHNPNDVNANLNAYHNGNHLQNIGNTAQNHRVDPELGLVRSPEDQVIRDEGYRQHAFNQLISDRIGYHRDVPDTRNGLCTYQVYSSNLPSTSVVICFYNEAWSTLLRTVYSVIDRTPAYLLHEIILVDDFSTLDHLKEQLDNFLAMSFPNLVKVIHNSQREGLIRARMTGARAATGEVVTFLDSHCEVNVQWLEPLLERIKADRHIVVCPIIDIVNADTFEYQSSPLVRGGFNWGLHFKWDSIPANQFKGKEDYIKPVSSPTMAGGLFAMNRKYFHELGAYDEGMDIWGGENLEISFRIWQCGGRLEIIPCSKVGHVFRKRRPYGAPNGEDTMSKNSLRVAHVWMDEYKEYYFQIKKDLKNRNYGDISSRLELRQQLQCKSFKWYLDNVYPELKLPNQKGPSVVEVALGRKPRKPVVVTRGRIRHMLSGLCLTSQQDYTYKGSMVILVDCASEEKALVWSTTEDHEYLLKDMLCLDMPESDSKAYPRMMKCHGSGGSQDWRLNEKGNDRMYHPATGQCLTFSNDGNFLHLAICNDHPEQHWEMVV, from the exons ATGGCTAGAAAAACATTCCGTTATTTTTGTTATGGATGCTTCCTGACATCGTTTCTCTGGTGTGTCGTCATCTTCTTTTACTTCAACGAAATAGATCAAGAAAATGGCATGCTGCCGGATGACCTACAGGCGGCCGGAAAGGACGGGGCGCCGAAGAAGTTTGTGCCCAGGCATTCAGTGCATTTGCAGAAAGACTCTATGTTGGACCTTAACAGGGCCGGTGGCAATAATTTCAAATTGATGAACCAAAATCTTGTACATAACCCAAACGATGTAAATGCTAACTTAAACGCTTACCATAATGGCAATCATTTACAAAACATTGGCAATACTGCCCAGAATCACAGAGTTGATCCGGAGCTGGGGCTGGTCCGGTCGCCGGAAGATCAGGTGATTCGAGATGAGGGATACCGACAGCATGCATTTAATCAGCTAATCAGTGATAGGATCGGTTACCATAGAGATGTACCAGATACCAGAAATGGATT ATGTACATATCAAGTGTACTCAAGCAATTTACCAAGTACTAGTGTTGTTATATGTTTCTACAATGAAGCATGGTCAACTTTACTGCGGACTGTATATAGTGTTATCGATAGAACTCCAGCTTATTTATTACATGAGATTATATTAGTGGATGATTTCAGCACATTGG ATCATCTAAAAGAACAATTAGACAACTTCCTAGCAATGAGCTTTCCCAACCTTGTGAAAGTTATTCACAATTCTCAAAGAGAGGGCCTGATCCGTGCTCGGATGACAGGAGCCAGGGCTGCCACTGGGGAAGTGGTCACATTTCTGGATAGCCACTGTGAG GTCAATGTGCAATGGTTAGAACCTCTGCTTGAGCGAATCAAAGCAGACAGACACATCGTTGTTTGTCCAATTATTGATATCGTCAATGCCGATACCTTTGAGTACCAGTCATCCCCGTTGGTTCGTGGTGGATTCAACTGGGGCTTACACTTCAAATGGGACAGTATTCCTGCCAACCAGTTCAAAGGCAAAGAAGACTACATCAAACCGGTCTC TTCCCCCACAATGGCTGGTGGCTTGTTTGCCATGAACAGAAAGTACTTTCATGAGTTGGGTGCCTATGATGAGGGCATGGATATCTGGGGTGGTGAAAACTTGGAAATCTCATTTCGG ATATGGCAGTGCGGGGGTAGACTAGAGATTATCCCATGCTCAAAGGTGGGTCATGTATTTAGGAAACGACGTCCCTATGGTGCACCAAATGGTGAAGACACAATGTCTAAAAATTCACTGCGGGTAGCACATGTGTGGATGGATGAATATAAG GAGtactattttcaaattaaaaaagatttaaaaaacAGAAATTACGGGGACATAAGCAGTCGATTGGAACTACGCCAACAATTGCAATGCAAATCATTCAAGTGGTATTTGGATAATGTTTATCCAGAATTGAAATTGCCAAATCAAAAAGGGCCCTCTGTGGTGGAGGTTGCTCTGGGAAGGAAACCCAGGAAGCCTGTTGTTGTCACCAGAGGCAgg ATCCGGCATATGCTTTCAGGGTTGTGTCTGACTTCACAGCAAGATTACACCTACAAAGGTAGCATGGTCATTCTCGTTGATTGTGCAAGTGAAGAAAAGGCCCTG GTCTGGTCAACCACTGAAGATCATGAATATCTATTAAAAGACATGTTATGCCTTGACATGCCTGAATCTGACAGTAAAGCTTACCCTAGAATGATGAAATGTCACGGTTCTGGCGGTTCACAGGATTGGAGACTTAATGAAAAG GGCAATGACAGGATGTACCACCCAGCTACAGGGCAGTGCTTGACATTTTCCAATGACGGAAACTTTCTTCATCTGGCAATCTGTAATGATCATCCAGAACAACATTGGGAAATGGTCGTTTGA